Proteins from a single region of Streptomyces vinaceus:
- a CDS encoding sulfatase-like hydrolase/transferase produces the protein MTAAAAAVGLGAGPAAASDAASDAASDAAGSTPQERPFQAARGRRSRRPNILFILGDDLGWADLSSYGSPHIKTPNLDRLARQGVRFTDAYAGSATCSPTRFSLYTGRYPGRTAGGLAEPIADKSAGLEPTHPTLASLLRSSGYATALIGKWHCGYLPDYSPTKSGWDEFFGNFGGALEYYSKLGLGGEYDLYEGDAEYKDLRYYTRIITERASEYVSRDHHGKPWLLNLNFTTPHWPWIADGDTEASAEVERRIKAGDARALWHQDGGSVEKYKEMVEDLDRSVGKVLAALKRSGQEEDTLVFFSSDNGGERFSYNWPLSGNKASLQEGGIRVPNIVRWPARIDGGQVSHLPVFTPDWTATLLELAGTRPDPAHPLDGVSLAGYLLRGERTAERNLFWRVRGERALRRGDWKYYRGKTGRDQLFNLAGDIREQADKAALEPARLAELRAAWEKVDAGLLPYPG, from the coding sequence GTGACCGCCGCAGCCGCCGCGGTGGGGCTCGGGGCCGGCCCGGCCGCCGCTTCCGACGCCGCTTCCGACGCCGCTTCCGACGCCGCCGGGAGCACCCCGCAGGAGCGCCCGTTCCAGGCCGCCCGCGGCCGCCGGTCCCGGCGCCCGAACATCCTGTTCATCCTCGGCGACGACCTGGGCTGGGCCGACCTGTCCTCGTACGGCTCCCCGCACATCAAGACCCCGAACCTGGACCGGCTGGCCCGCCAGGGCGTCCGCTTCACCGACGCCTACGCCGGCTCCGCCACCTGCTCGCCCACCCGGTTCAGCCTGTACACGGGCCGCTACCCCGGCCGGACCGCGGGCGGGCTCGCCGAGCCCATCGCCGACAAGAGCGCGGGCCTGGAGCCCACCCACCCGACGCTGGCCTCCCTGCTGCGCTCCTCCGGCTACGCGACCGCGCTGATCGGAAAGTGGCACTGCGGCTACCTGCCCGACTACAGCCCCACCAAGTCGGGCTGGGACGAGTTCTTCGGCAACTTCGGCGGGGCCCTGGAGTACTACTCCAAGCTGGGCCTGGGCGGCGAGTACGACCTCTACGAGGGCGACGCCGAGTACAAGGACCTGCGCTACTACACGCGGATCATCACCGAGCGCGCGAGCGAGTACGTCTCCCGCGACCACCACGGCAAGCCCTGGCTGCTGAACCTCAACTTCACCACCCCGCACTGGCCGTGGATCGCCGACGGGGACACCGAGGCGAGCGCCGAGGTCGAGCGGCGGATCAAGGCGGGCGACGCGCGGGCCCTGTGGCACCAGGACGGCGGCTCGGTCGAGAAGTACAAGGAGATGGTCGAGGACCTCGACCGCTCGGTCGGCAAGGTGCTGGCGGCGCTGAAGCGCTCCGGCCAGGAGGAGGACACCCTGGTCTTCTTCTCCAGCGACAACGGCGGCGAGCGCTTCTCGTACAACTGGCCGCTCTCCGGCAACAAGGCCTCCCTCCAGGAGGGCGGGATCCGGGTGCCGAACATCGTGCGCTGGCCCGCCCGGATCGACGGCGGCCAGGTCAGCCACCTGCCGGTCTTCACCCCGGACTGGACCGCGACCCTGCTGGAGCTGGCGGGGACCCGGCCCGACCCGGCCCACCCGCTGGACGGGGTGAGCCTGGCCGGCTACCTGCTGCGCGGCGAGCGGACCGCGGAGCGCAACCTGTTCTGGCGGGTGCGCGGGGAGCGGGCCCTGCGCCGCGGGGACTGGAAGTACTACCGCGGCAAGACGGGCAGGGACCAGCTGTTCAACCTGGCCGGGGACATCCGCGAACAGGCCGACAAGGCGGCGCTGGAGCCGGCCCGGCTGGCGGAACTGCGCGCCGCCTGGGAGAAGGTGGACGCGGGACTGCTGCCGTACCCCGGCTGA
- a CDS encoding putative leader peptide, whose protein sequence is MQPLGDRSVTLVERRHVDLVRVASAICRCSA, encoded by the coding sequence ATGCAGCCTCTCGGTGACCGTTCCGTCACCCTCGTCGAGCGCCGCCACGTAGACCTGGTCCGTGTCGCGAGCGCCATCTGTCGCTGTTCCGCGTAG
- the purF gene encoding amidophosphoribosyltransferase yields MPRGDGRLNHDLLPGEKGPQDACGVFGVWAPGEEVAKLTYFGLYALQHRGQESAGIAVSNGSQILVFKDMGLVSQVFDETSLGSLQGHIAVGHARYSTTGASVWENAQPTFRATAHGSIALGHNGNLVNTAELAEMVADLPRQDGRATQVAATNDTDLVTALLAGQTDDDGKPLTIEESATKVLPKVKGAFSLVFMDEGTLYTARDPQGIRPLVLGRLERGWVVASETAALDICGASFVREVEPGELIAIDENGLRTSRFAEAKPKGCVFEYVYLARPDTDIAGRNVYLSRVEMGRRLAKEAPVEADLVIATPESGTPAAVGYAEASGIPYGSGLVKNAYVGRTFIQPSQTIRQLGIRLKLNPLKEVIRGKRLVVVDDSIVRGNTQRALVKMLREAGAAEVHIRISSPPVKWPCFFGIDFATRAELIANGMTVDEIATSLGADSLSYISLDSMIEATTIQKPNLCRACFDGEYPMELPDPQLLGKQLLESELAGGTDAADALRRP; encoded by the coding sequence GTGCCTCGTGGTGATGGACGACTCAACCACGACCTGCTCCCCGGCGAAAAGGGCCCCCAGGACGCTTGCGGCGTCTTCGGTGTCTGGGCTCCGGGTGAAGAGGTCGCCAAGCTCACCTACTTCGGACTGTATGCGTTGCAGCACCGTGGACAAGAGTCCGCGGGTATCGCTGTGAGCAACGGTTCCCAGATCCTCGTCTTCAAGGACATGGGCCTCGTTTCCCAGGTCTTCGACGAAACCTCTCTCGGCTCGCTCCAGGGTCATATCGCGGTCGGTCACGCCCGCTACTCGACCACCGGAGCCTCCGTCTGGGAGAACGCGCAGCCCACTTTCCGCGCGACCGCCCACGGCTCCATTGCCCTGGGTCACAACGGCAACCTGGTGAACACCGCCGAGCTCGCCGAGATGGTCGCCGACCTCCCCCGTCAGGACGGCCGCGCCACCCAGGTGGCGGCCACCAACGACACCGACCTGGTCACCGCCCTGCTGGCCGGCCAGACGGACGACGACGGCAAGCCCCTGACGATCGAGGAGTCGGCCACCAAGGTCCTCCCGAAGGTCAAGGGCGCCTTCTCGCTCGTGTTCATGGACGAGGGAACCCTCTACACCGCCCGTGACCCGCAGGGCATCCGCCCGCTGGTCCTCGGCCGCCTGGAGCGCGGCTGGGTGGTCGCGAGTGAGACCGCCGCCCTCGACATCTGCGGCGCCAGCTTCGTCCGCGAGGTCGAGCCGGGCGAGCTCATCGCGATCGACGAGAACGGTCTGCGGACCTCTCGATTCGCGGAAGCGAAGCCCAAGGGCTGTGTCTTCGAGTACGTCTACCTGGCGCGCCCGGACACCGACATCGCCGGCCGGAACGTCTACCTCTCGCGTGTCGAGATGGGCCGGCGCCTGGCCAAGGAAGCCCCCGTCGAGGCCGACCTGGTGATAGCGACGCCGGAATCCGGCACGCCCGCCGCCGTCGGCTACGCCGAGGCCAGCGGGATCCCGTACGGCTCCGGCCTGGTCAAGAACGCCTACGTGGGCCGGACCTTCATCCAGCCCTCGCAGACGATCCGCCAGCTGGGCATCCGCCTCAAGCTCAACCCCCTCAAGGAAGTCATCCGGGGCAAGCGCCTGGTGGTCGTCGACGACTCGATCGTCCGCGGCAACACCCAGCGCGCCCTGGTCAAGATGCTCCGCGAGGCCGGCGCGGCCGAGGTCCACATCCGGATCTCCTCGCCGCCGGTGAAGTGGCCGTGCTTCTTCGGCATCGACTTCGCCACCCGGGCCGAGCTGATCGCCAACGGCATGACGGTCGACGAGATCGCCACGTCGCTCGGCGCGGACTCGCTCTCGTACATCTCGCTCGACTCGATGATCGAGGCGACGACCATCCAGAAGCCCAACCTCTGCCGTGCCTGCTTCGACGGCGAGTACCCCATGGAGCTGCCCGACCCGCAGCTCCTGGGCAAGCAGCTCCTGGAGAGCGAGCTGGCCGGCGGCACCGACGCCGCCGACGCGCTCCGGCGCCCGTAG
- the purM gene encoding phosphoribosylformylglycinamidine cyclo-ligase, protein MTEKTTGASYAAAGVDIEAGDRAVELMKEWVKKTQRPEVLGGLGGFAGLFDASALKRYERPLLASATDGVGTKVDIARQLGVYDTIGHDLVAMVMDDIVVCGAEPLFMTDYICVGKVHPERVAAIVKGIAEGCVLAGCALVGGETAEHPGLLGPDEFDVAGAGTGVVEYDRLLGADRIRTGDAVIAMASSGLHSNGYSLVRHVLFDRAGMSLDQHVEELGRTLGEELLEPTKIYSLDCMALTRTAEVHAYSHITGGGLAANLARVIPDHLHATVDRSTWAPGAVFDLVGKAGRVEQLELEKTLNMGVGMMAVVPQESVDVALTALADRGVDAWVAGEILDRGDRGESATLTGSYAS, encoded by the coding sequence ATGACAGAGAAGACCACCGGTGCCAGCTACGCAGCCGCGGGCGTGGACATCGAAGCCGGAGACCGCGCGGTCGAACTGATGAAGGAGTGGGTGAAGAAGACGCAGCGCCCCGAGGTCCTCGGCGGCCTCGGCGGGTTCGCCGGCCTCTTCGACGCCTCCGCCCTCAAGCGCTACGAGCGCCCGCTGCTGGCCTCCGCGACCGACGGCGTCGGCACGAAGGTGGACATCGCCCGCCAGCTGGGCGTGTACGACACCATCGGCCACGACCTCGTCGCGATGGTCATGGACGACATCGTCGTCTGCGGAGCAGAGCCGCTCTTCATGACGGACTACATCTGCGTCGGCAAGGTGCACCCCGAGCGTGTCGCGGCGATCGTGAAGGGCATCGCCGAGGGCTGCGTCCTCGCCGGCTGCGCCCTGGTGGGCGGCGAGACCGCCGAACACCCGGGTCTGCTGGGCCCGGACGAGTTCGACGTGGCGGGCGCCGGCACCGGTGTCGTCGAGTACGACCGCCTGCTCGGCGCGGATCGCATCCGTACGGGTGACGCCGTCATCGCGATGGCATCGTCCGGCCTTCACTCGAACGGGTACTCGCTCGTCCGGCACGTCCTTTTCGACCGCGCCGGCATGTCGCTCGACCAGCACGTGGAGGAGCTCGGCCGGACCCTCGGCGAGGAGCTCCTGGAACCCACCAAGATCTACTCGCTGGACTGCATGGCTCTCACCCGTACGGCCGAGGTGCACGCGTACTCGCACATCACCGGCGGCGGGCTCGCGGCGAACCTGGCCCGGGTCATCCCCGACCACCTGCACGCGACGGTCGACCGTTCGACCTGGGCCCCGGGCGCGGTATTCGACCTGGTCGGCAAGGCCGGCCGGGTGGAGCAGCTGGAGCTGGAGAAGACCCTGAACATGGGCGTCGGCATGATGGCCGTGGTCCCGCAGGAGTCGGTGGACGTGGCTCTGACCGCGCTGGCCGACCGGGGCGTGGACGCCTGGGTCGCGGGAGAGATCCTGGACCGGGGCGACCGCGGCGAGAGTGCGACCCTGACCGGTTCCTACGCGAGCTGA
- a CDS encoding DUF3073 domain-containing protein, whose product MGRGRAKAKQTKVARQLKYNSGGTDLSRLANELGASPTEPLLPVSEPVEVDDDLDDDDPYAKYADLYNSDDDDDEDEESGPSAQRRGA is encoded by the coding sequence ATGGGGCGCGGCCGGGCCAAGGCCAAGCAGACAAAGGTCGCCCGCCAGCTGAAGTACAACAGCGGCGGGACTGACCTCTCGCGTCTGGCCAATGAGCTGGGCGCATCGCCGACGGAACCGCTGCTGCCTGTCAGCGAGCCGGTCGAAGTCGATGACGATCTGGACGACGACGACCCGTACGCCAAGTACGCGGATCTGTACAACAGCGATGATGACGACGACGAGGACGAAGAGTCCGGTCCGTCGGCACAGCGTCGCGGCGCTTGA